Genomic window (Cololabis saira isolate AMF1-May2022 chromosome 10, fColSai1.1, whole genome shotgun sequence):
CTGACAGAAATTTCCAGACGAGATAGACTTTCATTTCATGCCTTTCCAGACGTGAAATCTGTTGATTTGAAAGCAGCGTGCAGGTTATCAGATTGTGCTTTATCTGCCACAGGGTGCAGCGCTGAACGGCACAATGAAGTTGTTGGTCCTGGCTTTAACCGTCACCCTGCTGTTTGCAGCCGGTGAGTCTGTCACTGATTCTCCAGTGTATCAACACAAACTCTGCTGCTGGGCAGCGGGGAGAcccatattttcctttttgttgtCACTGATGCATTTTACAGCAGACACATTTGGAATGAGACATGAAACTGACTTACAAAATGAATCTCTCGGGATAATCAGAGGAGAAAATTAACATCTAAGTCAAACCTTGTGGAAAAACTTGGATATTGGATCAGATACatttaaagaaaatgaaatctgatatacaggactgtctcagaaaattagaatattgtgattttctgtagtgcaattacaaaaacaaaaatgtcatacattctggattcattacaaatcaactgaaatattgcaagccttttattattttaatattgctgatcatggtttacagtttaagaaaactcaaatatcctatctcgaaaaattagaatattctgggaatcttaatcttaaactgtaaaccctaatcagcaatattaaaataataaaaggcttgcaatatttcagttgatttgtaatgaatccagaatgtatgacattttagtttttttaattgcattacagaaaataaagaactttatcacaatattctaattttctgagacagtcctgtacatccaTGTTTGCTCTGTGTACAGGTGAAGCTCTGCAGTGCCATCGCTGCATCCCAAAAAAGGCTGGACAGGACTGTGAGCTCACCGTGGAGACATGTAAACCATGGAAGGATGGCTGCGCTTCCGCCAACTTCCTCAGGCCACCAGGTGAGTTTCCCAAAACAATGAAATTGTCCTCAGGGATGAagaattttcacatttttcatgCATTTAATGTTTGTAGCTTAATTTACAGAAATAATTAGCTGAACTCCATCCTCAAATAAGAGGAACTGTGAAACGCTTGTGAATCGTGGAAACGCCTCCCTAAGGGACATCCTTCTTGCTTCATAAACTTCCACCTTTTGCCCATTACTTTCTTAGGTGGTCATTACCAGAAATGCATGGCCCTGTCAGACTGCACGCTGCTGAAGCTCAACGCCTACATTGACATGAACTGCTGCTCCGAAGACTTTTGCAACACCTTATAATTCCTAATGAAGAGAAATTCTGAAGCCCTGCAGCAAAAGCCGAACGGGAAATAAAGCCCCAATGGCTCCACATCAGAATGAATGTATGAACATACAAAAGCAGCTTTTTTTAGAAAGATGTAGTCTGCAATTTCCTATCCCTGCTAATTAAATAAGTCCGGAAAAGAGTACGCATCTgttcattcattctttcttaTGTTTTAAAATCAGCaatctctttctttttccattttaaaaCAGCATGCATCATATGTGGTGAACATAAAGATATTCTATTACTCTGACCATCTTTAAAGCGATGTACACTTCCTTGAATAAAAAAGTAGTTGGAGACACCAGTTACGCCTAAAACAGACAGACCAAACTGTCTTCATTGctgtaaaactgtaaaaaaaatcaaatgttaAAAGTTCTAATGAATAAACTTGAGTCGTTTTCCTGGTTGCAAAAACCTCAGTCAGAATCCACAAACCAGCCTGTTTACATAACCACTTTTTGCTTTAATGATTACAATCAAAAACATTTGTACAACATTTTCAACATTAGAAAATGGATGCAGAGTTTCTTTTTGGCTGACAGGAACCGCTATGAAACAAACTGAGGGACAGAAAAGTGGGTACTGCGAGGTGATGAAGTAGAAAAAGAGCGGTCGATGTATCAGAAGAAATGTGTTTACAGACCTGTGTTGGAGGAGAATGCTTggtatgggttttttttcttatcttgtGTTATTTAAACAGAAAGAGGGCCTATAGCTTATATGGAAGTTGCACTATTGGCGCTTTTAtgctagtacctactcagcgcgactcgactcgtctcgcctccactcgcctcgtcctcgtttgtttctagacacccagatgagaagtgggcgggttggagcgaagctgctgtgacgtatttgattgtgtgatctaaacggagaacaataaagatgtagaacctggaggagatgatatatgtgctgcttggCTTGATGATTGATtggtgtttgatatcaagttaaaaaatgagagtgaaagaagcttcaagcgtttgtctcggcgctgctgaaaagtcagctggaggcGCGAGCAgcagatctggtcgttccttatcgcccgtctagatccctttttaattctctcctcagccaccaggtttatgaacatctgcacctcagagttggatcaccaaacagacttttgcgctacTTTTgcttgtcgaataaaatgaataagccgcgagtcgctctttcgctgatttccgcctcctgattcaaacgtctgatggccccgcctcccgaccaatcggtggcctgtagtgtgatgacgtcagatccagggccgactcagcacgctcagaacctcggcagaatagatacagaaaaagtatctactcggcacgcctccacccgcctccacccctagtggaaaagcgcaaaaccggggcgAGGCGAGtagagtcgagctgagtagttactagtgtaaaagcgccgtATTATGAGAAGCTAAGATGCACCGATTCACTACTATCTTCTCTCCGGTTCACAAGTATTGTCACATCTGGGACGCGAAATCATTTTTTCTGATACATCCATGTatgcattttaatgttttgcatCAGTGCCGAGCACAGGAGATGGATGGGCAGATTGTGGAAAAATTGAAGACAAGGATTACACCATTCGTCCTTTTGTTTCATCcaacacacaaagaaaaacaaggatGATCGAAGGGGAACGAGAAATACTGATAAATAACAGTGGAATCAGAGCCATAAATAGACAGTATTGGATATTTAGGACCCTGGGGgtggagtcagctgaggtggaggaggactggCAGCTAGCCTTCAAGTAACGGGATATCCCAGTGCAGTGTCCTGTGTGTTGATTAGACAGCTCTACATCATGGAGCAGGATGTTTTTCCCGGTTGCACGCCGCCATCCATCTTTTCTGCCTCCAGGATCATCCTTCGGAAAACCTCTACGGCCGTCTGAGAGAgcaaggaaacacacacacaaaactccGTAACATGGCTCACCCACGACAGAGATGGGAATGTTTTAACGGTGACTTCATTTGAAAATGATTCTTAGTGAGAAAAACATAAGCCTGTTGCATTGGTAACAAAATACAGCAGCATATGCATTTGAATAAAACACAACAAACTTtcagaaaaaacaagaagaaagcaGAAAAGCCGTGGTGTGTGGTTTCTACCGGCCTGTAGGGGGAGATGTGGTTCAGAGAACAGTCTCAAGAGCAGGGGCGGGAAATCCTGCTCCTTgagggctggtgtcctgcatgtttgagatgtttccctAATCATCAACACTTGTGCAGACCTCGATGGTGACCACTaacttgaatcaggtgtgttgaagcagggaaacatctacaacaggtaggacaccggccctgcaggaccaggactgcCCACCCCTGGTCCTAGGGTCAATAATTACTTCTCCCTTTGGACTAAAAGTGTttccttttaaaaagaaaagagttgACTAAAACGTCTTTCATTGGCGTGAAACAGATGTTGGTTCTTTGCTTGGAAAACAAAACCCCTCTCTGGTAGCTGTTACGTACTGCTTTTCCTGTGTAGCTTTGTTAAACCTTGCGTTTTCAGGTTGAATTTCTAAACTACCAGGTTTTGTgaaatatacttttggttttgttgagtGTTTATGTTTAGTGGTTGTGTTTCTGAAATGTTACATTTTAATTTTCCTTGTTAACTTTGTTAACGGATGTAGCAGCATTTAACACCAACTACCTAAACCTCCCGATTTTGAATTTAACTCACAACAAACACAGGTTTAGCTGATTTGTTGTGAGAGTGGCTGGAAACTACTGGAAACACATTTAAAACGGGCTTTTGACTTATTTAGCTTCCTATTCTGCTGGGGCAGTTTTGGCAGTCGCCAAATCAGTAGCTGTGATTCAGAAGTGAACTTCATGGTCAATTTCCAGATTTAGTGTAGATGAGGGTAAATATTGACATAAGTGTGTAGTATGGAGAAACGCACCACATGTTGAAAATTACTTGAATTCGTAAGCATGGCTTATGTTTAAATGTCAAACTGATGGGATATCTACCCTGTAGCAAGAAACCCCAGGGCTGTTAAATTAATGAACAGACTACCAGTGATGTCACCCAAAGGTTTTCTGGTGaggttttgaagcctctttttcctcctacTTCCCGACGCCGTGCAGTACGGCATGCTGCAGATGGGCGGGACAAACAGTCCAAGGAAACTGACTGGAATACGTCCACTTTATGTCAGTCAACGTTAGCCGTGGCTAACAGCTCCACCAGTCTGTCGTCACACAGCAGATTTGTTCTGATGTTTTAGCTGCTGCTAACAAACCTAGCAGGGGCGAGTGGCCAAGGGCCGACCATCTAACTTTCAGGCTGGGGGTTAGATTCATTAGTAGCAGTTCCTCCACTGGCCGTTGGAGGCTGGCTGTAAAAACCAGTCAGTCTCCGTTGACTCccgtgttaaaatgtccaaatttaaggcaaaaataaacatattttcagcctggttaaaaaaaaaacaaactaacatTTTAGTctcaatcatttcatttcacaTCTTTGAAAACTCTGCAGGGGAGAATTTCTTTCTGCCATGCTAAAATAATTTATAGCAAATagtaaatgtatttctaatatgattgattggcgTTCAGCACTGCCAATGGCTACCCTTTATCCCTTCCTCATCTGTAATTGTCATGTTACCACGCTTAATGACGCAACCAGCCATTTGTATTAACCCAGCATCAGTTAAACACGATAGTAATGTTTGCTTTTACGACAGAGAACATGTTAAATGGTACATTCTGCTGTACATGTCTGCCGGCAGTTCTGTGGAGATATTTCAGTAGGGATGCACAGAAGGAAAGtagccaaagctaactttgatggACTTTACAGGGGGTGTGTTCCCTACGGCTTcccgagcaacatggctgctGAAGCCAATGGGTTATTTGACCTAATGACCTAAAGGTTCATGTGTCACATGTTTTTTCTAACTTGCAAATTGCTTCTGAGGCCGAATGGACGGCACTGTTAAACTCTAACTGCCTAGCAACAAGGCATTGTGTTCGGCCCATTGTGTTTTTCCAAAATATCTAAAATTGTGTTAATTTCATTGTTTATTTTTGACAATGTCATTTTGAATGATGgggttttatttttagttttctcTTTTATGCGAAAGGGTTTTTAGATATCTCTTCTTAGTCTTATTTCCTTTTCTCCAGAGTAGCTTTGCGTTGCACTTCGGGCCGACTTTGCTTTCTAACTGAAAATGAAGATCGCACAGAGAACCGCGACTCGAATGTGTCGTGCGGAGGATGCACCTTTTGTAACAAACCACCTTACTGCCTTTTTGTCCACTTGAAGACAGGAAATGCTACACAGACATGACAACTTCAAAGTGCTAGGGCTTTGAAACACAGACTGTGTAGGCGTCTTCAAGTGCAGCCGCTGTTTTGGCTCCTGTAGGCGTGGAAGTGTGAAGTGGAATTTAAATCAGAGGTCGTCACTCTGAAACAGCTAATGCATGACAACGATGTTGCAGGTATTTAGTTAGCTTAGCGGTGGTTAAATACAAAGAAATGCTGATAAAGGCATTTTTTGTGACTACATCGGTCCAAGACATTTGAGTTTTATTTCTACTTTTCTTGTACAACATCGTGAATTGTGGCACAAGAACATTTGCAGAGCTGAATTTTatgaatgatgaaaaaaataataattttttgccAGAAGACTGATGAGCCACAGCGACTCCTGAGTCACAACAACCCAGTCTAATGTGCGCGGTATTGATTGGTTTCACTCCCTTGCAGCCCTAATGTTGTTTGGATGTGATTTGATAAATGTAAATATAGCGGGTGGTTGGGTGTAATCGCAAAGCATCCAGGTCCAGCACTTGTCGTATCGGAGCTTCAGATTTATCCCGATTTGTCCTGATGCATTCAGGTGTCTGCAGGGATTTCATGCATCGTCTCAAAAAGTGCAGCAGTGGACAACAGACAAAGTAATAATCATGTAACAGTGATTTAGAAATCAATGGGGGCCGCTTATCAGACCTCAAATACATAAACGTGCTCAGAGTTTAAGCATTATTGCATCGATGCGGCCCAGAGTTCACTCCTGCTGGTCAAGTTAACAAAGTGAACAGTGACTGATTTGGAAATGAGGTTTTTTTTGAGTGAGCCGTTAATCATCTTTTGGACTCATGCAGACTAAATTGCCCTCTTAAACCTAAAactaattcataaaaaattAAGCATATAAATAGTGTTGAGTGATTAACCTAAGTGGCCTCTCTCTGCAAAGTCTTAAAATAGCACATTTAATGCCACATATTAGATAAATGGTTGTTATTGTGCCAGGCCTCTTCTCTTTAACAGATGGAGGGCCTGACTCAGCGTGTAAGAGCAAATGAAGCGTGAGCTCCAGGGATCACCATGTTACCAGGCTAACACTGAACAATGCTCCAGTCTTTTAAATCCCAAACTGTGAAGGAAACGGCGCCATAATGCTTCACAAATCTAAAGCAAACAGCCGAGGTGAGAGAAAACGGTTTGTTACTGTAAAAGACACACCTTCCATAGTTCACCTGTCACACGTTTGTTTGCACGTTTATCAATCTCAGAAGGGCAGCAATGGCTCAAATTGTAAGGTAGGACATTCATTA
Coding sequences:
- the ly97.3 gene encoding CD59 glycoprotein, translating into MQLSHWQISKGAALNGTMKLLVLALTVTLLFAAGEALQCHRCIPKKAGQDCELTVETCKPWKDGCASANFLRPPGGHYQKCMALSDCTLLKLNAYIDMNCCSEDFCNTL